From a single Okeanomitos corallinicola TIOX110 genomic region:
- a CDS encoding ATP-binding protein yields the protein MKVSPVLFNVIPTFIMIGAGIMILSIFKTYHILKLLQSNQEKKNWQALLYLMIFFVLGYLIAFFLFVYKILDLIPILTGVVFFFGSLFVFFSVNIYHSTLAKFIKIQEENRQTKKELEIHLAEFKHSQSQLIHHEKMLSLGQMVAGVAHEINNPISFIYGNIEHLDNHINILLFILKLYQREFPNATPEIQKIISEYEIEFVKEDLPKLFLSMKAGTERIREIVRLLRTFSRMDESEVKSVDIHAGIDSTLMILEHRLQAKTEHQKIRVIKRYGNLSTVECYAGQLNQVFMNILINAIDALEEKNSHSSYKEILNNPNIITITTAINNHQQLEISISDNGNGIPESVQKHIFEPFYTTKPVGKGTGLGLSISYEIIRKHHGTLDFVSTPGKGTQFIIQMPIHLS from the coding sequence ATGAAAGTTTCTCCTGTGCTTTTCAATGTAATTCCTACATTTATTATGATAGGTGCGGGAATTATGATACTATCAATTTTCAAAACTTATCATATTCTCAAATTACTTCAATCTAATCAGGAGAAAAAAAATTGGCAAGCCTTACTTTATTTAATGATATTCTTCGTTCTGGGTTACTTAATTGCTTTTTTTCTGTTTGTCTATAAAATACTTGATTTAATTCCTATCTTAACAGGTGTTGTTTTCTTTTTCGGTTCGTTATTTGTTTTTTTTAGTGTCAATATCTATCACTCAACACTAGCTAAATTTATAAAAATTCAAGAAGAAAATAGACAGACAAAAAAAGAATTAGAAATTCACTTAGCAGAATTTAAACATTCGCAAAGCCAGTTAATTCATCATGAAAAAATGCTCAGTCTTGGTCAAATGGTAGCTGGTGTTGCCCATGAAATTAATAACCCTATCAGTTTTATTTACGGTAATATTGAACATTTAGATAATCACATCAATATTTTATTATTTATACTCAAGTTATACCAGCGAGAATTTCCTAATGCTACACCCGAAATCCAAAAAATAATTTCTGAATACGAAATAGAATTTGTTAAAGAAGATTTACCAAAACTATTTTTATCAATGAAAGCAGGAACTGAGAGAATTAGAGAAATAGTTAGACTGCTGCGGACATTTTCTCGGATGGATGAATCTGAGGTGAAATCAGTTGATATTCACGCAGGAATTGATAGTACATTAATGATTTTAGAACATCGTCTACAAGCTAAAACTGAACATCAAAAAATTAGAGTTATTAAAAGATATGGTAATTTATCAACAGTAGAATGTTACGCAGGGCAACTAAATCAAGTATTTATGAATATCTTGATTAATGCTATTGATGCTCTAGAAGAAAAAAATAGTCATTCTTCCTATAAAGAAATTCTCAATAATCCTAATATTATTACTATTACTACTGCTATAAATAATCATCAACAGCTAGAAATATCTATTAGTGACAATGGTAATGGTATCCCTGAATCAGTTCAAAAACATATTTTTGAACCTTTTTATACTACCAAGCCTGTAGGTAAAGGAACAGGTTTAGGTTTATCAATCAGCTACGAAATTATCAGAAAACATCACGGTACACTAGATTTTGTTTCGACACCAGGAAAAGGAACACAATTCATTATTCAAATGCCTATTCATCTTTCATAA
- a CDS encoding TetR/AcrR family transcriptional regulator, producing the protein MPKIVDHEQYRKELIVKCFDLFAEKGYGAITMRQIAQGLNVSTGTLYHYFPSKQALFEQLVAEISEQDVITALAELGGKNNLPEMMTALGNYLVKNEDYLIKWTYVWVDFYQNQDSKIMLNNSTVFKRANKRYQQATCEFLGIENQVLASFVLSFVNGVILEKLWGDETINFLEQCQLLGEMLTAYLQKNSEFY; encoded by the coding sequence ATGCCCAAAATCGTAGACCATGAACAATACCGCAAAGAACTAATTGTCAAATGTTTTGACTTATTTGCCGAAAAAGGTTATGGGGCAATCACCATGCGGCAAATTGCTCAAGGTTTAAACGTTTCTACGGGTACGCTATATCACTACTTTCCTAGTAAACAAGCTTTATTTGAACAATTGGTAGCAGAAATTAGTGAGCAGGATGTCATTACAGCCTTAGCAGAATTAGGAGGAAAAAATAACCTCCCAGAAATGATGACAGCCTTGGGTAATTATCTAGTCAAAAATGAAGATTACCTGATCAAGTGGACCTATGTATGGGTTGATTTTTATCAAAACCAAGACTCAAAAATCATGCTTAATAACAGCACAGTTTTCAAACGTGCCAATAAAAGATATCAACAAGCAACCTGTGAATTTTTGGGAATTGAAAATCAAGTTTTAGCCTCATTTGTATTGAGTTTCGTGAATGGAGTAATTCTAGAAAAATTATGGGGTGATGAAACCATAAACTTTCTGGAACAATGCCAACTTCTAGGAGAAATGTTGACAGCTTATTTACAGAAAAATAGTGAGTTTTATTAA
- a CDS encoding DevA family ABC transporter ATP-binding protein gives MLDTYSQSLTTAKTVIKVANINHYFGTGTLKKQVLFNINLEIKSGEIVIMTGPSGSGKTTLLSLMGGLRSAQEGSLKILDQEILGASKNKLTKLRRQIGYIFQAHNLMTFLTAKENVRMSLELHDKYLNQDINAKAKVMLEAVGLGDKIDYYPEDLSGGQKQRIAIARALVSHPQIVLADEPTASLDKQSGRDVVELMQKLAKEQACTILLVTHDNRILDIADRIIYMEDGKLKSDGVDVVAKVN, from the coding sequence ATGTTAGACACTTACTCTCAATCATTAACAACAGCTAAAACCGTGATTAAAGTTGCTAATATTAATCATTATTTTGGCACAGGAACATTAAAAAAACAGGTTTTATTTAATATTAACCTGGAAATAAAATCTGGAGAAATAGTGATTATGACAGGGCCATCTGGATCAGGTAAAACAACTTTATTATCATTGATGGGTGGTTTACGTTCTGCTCAAGAAGGGAGTTTGAAAATATTAGATCAGGAAATATTAGGAGCAAGTAAAAATAAATTAACTAAATTGCGTCGGCAAATCGGTTATATTTTTCAAGCCCATAACTTAATGACATTTTTAACAGCCAAAGAAAATGTGCGAATGTCCTTAGAATTGCATGATAAATATCTCAACCAAGATATTAACGCCAAAGCCAAAGTCATGTTAGAAGCAGTAGGTTTAGGAGATAAAATAGATTACTATCCAGAAGATTTATCAGGAGGACAAAAACAAAGAATAGCGATCGCCAGAGCTTTAGTTAGTCATCCCCAAATAGTATTAGCAGACGAACCCACCGCTTCTTTAGATAAACAATCTGGACGTGATGTAGTAGAATTAATGCAAAAATTAGCCAAAGAACAAGCTTGCACAATTTTGCTAGTTACCCACGATAACCGGATTTTAGATATAGCAGATCGCATCATTTATATGGAAGATGGAAAACTAAAAAGTGATGGAGTAGATGTAGTAGCAAAAGTAAATTGA
- a CDS encoding ABC exporter membrane fusion protein: MNYKLLFKPANPGLIALVLVATTITSGIAVYGVSRFSKVSNATTGELTETTPIPSKVTALGRLEPATEVIKLSAPLALDGDRVAKILFKEGDIVKTGEIIAILDSRDKLQNAVLQAEKEVRVATAKLEQIKAGAKLGDIQAQTANLERIKAQYEGDKNAQQENIAQIEAQWQGDRIAQQATINKLTAELNNAESEYQRYQKLYAEGAVSNSLIDSKLLNLETAKQQLSESQAVLNRINTTASKQLAAAKVALNRINKTSNKQINEAQATLNSIAEIRPVDVNLAKTEVDSAIANLNRAKTDLEAAFIRAPMTGKILKIHTRIGEKISESGIADFAQTEQMLAVAEVYQTDISKIKLGQNAIIRSPSFTGELRGKVTQIGLQVNRQNVFSNQPGENLDSRVIEVKIRLNSEDSKKVANLTNLQVQTAIEL; encoded by the coding sequence ATGAATTATAAGTTATTATTTAAACCTGCCAATCCAGGTTTAATTGCCTTAGTTTTAGTAGCTACTACAATTACATCTGGCATTGCAGTTTATGGAGTTTCTAGATTTAGTAAAGTTAGCAATGCTACGACAGGAGAATTAACAGAAACTACTCCTATTCCTAGTAAAGTCACAGCATTAGGTAGACTAGAACCAGCTACGGAAGTTATTAAGTTATCAGCACCTTTAGCATTAGATGGAGATAGGGTAGCAAAAATTTTATTTAAAGAAGGTGACATAGTAAAAACAGGAGAAATAATTGCCATTTTAGATTCACGAGACAAATTGCAAAATGCTGTTTTACAGGCAGAAAAGGAAGTCAGAGTTGCTACAGCTAAACTAGAGCAAATTAAAGCCGGGGCTAAATTGGGAGATATTCAGGCACAAACAGCTAATTTAGAAAGAATAAAAGCCCAATATGAAGGTGATAAAAATGCCCAACAAGAGAATATTGCCCAGATAGAAGCACAATGGCAAGGTGATAGAATTGCCCAACAAGCAACAATTAACAAATTAACCGCAGAACTGAATAATGCTGAATCAGAATATCAACGTTATCAAAAATTATATGCAGAAGGAGCAGTGTCTAATTCTTTAATTGATAGTAAACTTTTAAATCTAGAAACTGCTAAACAACAATTAAGTGAATCCCAGGCAGTTCTGAACCGCATTAATACCACAGCAAGTAAACAATTAGCAGCAGCGAAAGTAGCATTAAATAGAATTAATAAAACCAGTAATAAACAAATTAATGAAGCGCAAGCCACACTGAACAGCATTGCCGAAATTCGTCCTGTAGATGTGAATTTAGCAAAAACAGAAGTAGACAGTGCGATCGCTAATTTAAATCGTGCCAAAACCGACTTAGAAGCAGCATTTATTCGCGCTCCCATGACAGGAAAAATACTCAAAATACATACTCGTATTGGTGAAAAAATCAGTGAATCTGGTATTGCAGACTTTGCACAAACTGAGCAAATGTTAGCAGTAGCGGAAGTTTATCAAACAGATATCAGTAAAATCAAACTAGGGCAAAATGCTATTATTCGCAGTCCTTCATTTACCGGTGAATTGAGGGGAAAAGTTACACAAATTGGTTTACAAGTTAATCGTCAAAATGTGTTTAGTAACCAACCAGGAGAAAATTTAGATAGTCGAGTTATAGAAGTAAAAATTCGTCTGAATTCTGAAGACAGTAAAAAAGTTGCCAATTTAACTAATTTACAAGTACAAACAGCTATTGAGTTGTAA
- a CDS encoding HhoA/HhoB/HtrA family serine endopeptidase, with amino-acid sequence MKNQPQDQENLLSKRHDQAAWKKAAASFSLVLLGSGMTFAGGYLADNQQQVAETASRLAVEKVNAATPLPGNTDPNFITRVVEKVGPAVVRINSSRTVKAELPEEFNDPFFRRFFGSKIPLEGENRVERGTGSGFIISNNGRILTNAHVVDGADTVTVTLKDGRTFNGKVIGRDELTDVAVVKIEANNLPTVALGNSDTLQPGQWAIAIGNPLGLDNSVTTGIISATGRTSNQVGVPDKRVQFIQTDAAINPGNSGGPLLNARGEVIGMNTAIIRGAQGLGFSIPINTAQRISNQLITTGKAQHPYLGIQMVGLTAELKQRINSDPNSNLTVSDDQGVLIVKVMPDSPAAKAGVRAGDVIKKLNGQSVVDTNAVQRAVEETQVGGNVRLDLRRNGKNINIAVKPGTFPTNLQ; translated from the coding sequence ATGAAAAACCAACCACAAGATCAGGAAAACTTATTATCCAAAAGACATGATCAAGCAGCATGGAAAAAAGCAGCAGCTTCTTTCTCTTTGGTGCTGCTGGGATCAGGGATGACCTTTGCCGGTGGCTATTTAGCAGATAACCAACAGCAAGTAGCTGAAACTGCCTCTAGACTGGCTGTAGAAAAGGTAAATGCAGCCACACCATTACCAGGCAATACCGATCCCAATTTCATTACCAGAGTTGTAGAGAAAGTGGGGCCTGCGGTGGTGAGAATTAACTCTTCTCGCACAGTGAAAGCTGAACTACCGGAAGAGTTTAATGATCCCTTTTTCCGGCGCTTTTTCGGTTCAAAAATTCCCTTAGAAGGAGAAAATCGAGTAGAAAGGGGGACTGGTTCAGGTTTTATTATTAGTAACAATGGACGTATTCTTACCAATGCTCATGTGGTAGATGGTGCGGATACTGTGACTGTCACCCTCAAAGACGGACGTACTTTTAACGGTAAGGTGATCGGAAGAGATGAATTAACGGATGTAGCTGTGGTAAAAATTGAGGCAAACAACTTACCTACAGTAGCTTTGGGTAATTCAGATACACTACAACCAGGACAATGGGCGATCGCAATTGGTAATCCCTTGGGTTTAGATAACAGTGTAACCACGGGAATTATCAGTGCAACAGGGCGCACCAGTAATCAAGTAGGTGTTCCTGACAAAAGAGTTCAATTTATTCAAACCGATGCAGCAATTAACCCTGGTAATTCCGGTGGTCCGTTGTTAAATGCTCGTGGAGAGGTGATTGGCATGAATACAGCCATCATTCGCGGAGCGCAAGGTTTAGGGTTTTCTATTCCCATCAACACTGCCCAAAGAATTTCTAATCAATTGATTACTACTGGTAAAGCTCAACACCCCTATCTAGGTATTCAGATGGTGGGTTTAACGGCTGAATTAAAACAACGAATTAACTCAGATCCCAACAGTAATTTAACGGTAAGTGATGATCAGGGTGTATTAATTGTCAAAGTTATGCCCGACTCACCCGCAGCTAAAGCCGGAGTACGTGCTGGGGATGTGATCAAAAAGCTGAATGGTCAATCAGTTGTTGATACGAATGCTGTACAAAGAGCGGTGGAAGAAACACAAGTTGGGGGTAATGTGCGCTTAGATTTGCGTCGCAACGGCAAAAATATTAACATTGCTGTCAAACCCGGTACTTTCCCCACAAACCTTCAATAA
- a CDS encoding response regulator, which produces MAKKRILVVDNEEYIQEITKICLETVADWEVITASSGKEGITKAENYQPDAILLDVMMPDMDGIAAFANLQANPNTKEIPVILLTAKIQDADRRRYAQLGMKSAIAKPFKPLELAVQVADTLGWSL; this is translated from the coding sequence ATGGCTAAAAAGCGGATTTTAGTAGTTGATAATGAGGAGTATATCCAAGAAATAACCAAGATTTGTTTGGAAACTGTTGCCGATTGGGAAGTGATCACTGCTAGTTCTGGAAAAGAGGGAATCACTAAAGCAGAAAATTACCAACCAGATGCGATTTTACTAGATGTGATGATGCCAGATATGGATGGAATTGCTGCCTTTGCAAATCTACAAGCCAACCCAAATACAAAAGAAATTCCAGTAATTTTGTTAACCGCAAAAATTCAAGATGCTGATCGTCGTCGCTATGCTCAGTTAGGGATGAAAAGCGCGATCGCCAAACCATTTAAGCCACTAGAATTAGCCGTTCAAGTAGCTGATACCTTGGGCTGGAGTTTATAA
- a CDS encoding phosphoribosyltransferase: MVEFHNRTEAGRMLAQSLMDYANHQDLLVLALPRGGVPVAFEVAQALNAPLDVCIVRKLGVPGHKELAMGAIAAGDIGILNYDVINTLGIDKETIKIVGAEELQELQRRDRKYRGDAPPINIKNKTVILIDDGIATGSTIRAAITLIKQQQPAKLIIGVPVAPASTYEELKLEVDEIVSLMTPKIMSAIGLWYEDFSQTTDEEVEELLRLGGRRR; encoded by the coding sequence ATGGTCGAATTTCACAACCGCACAGAAGCAGGAAGAATGTTAGCACAAAGTTTAATGGATTATGCTAACCATCAAGATTTGTTGGTTTTAGCCTTACCCCGTGGGGGCGTACCAGTGGCATTTGAAGTAGCTCAAGCCTTAAATGCACCTTTAGATGTTTGTATTGTCAGAAAACTGGGTGTACCTGGTCACAAGGAATTAGCAATGGGAGCAATAGCTGCTGGGGATATAGGAATATTAAATTATGATGTGATCAATACTTTAGGTATAGACAAAGAGACAATCAAGATAGTTGGGGCTGAAGAATTACAAGAATTGCAGCGCCGCGATCGCAAATATCGAGGAGATGCTCCACCAATCAACATTAAAAATAAAACAGTAATTCTCATAGATGATGGCATTGCTACTGGTTCAACTATCCGTGCTGCTATTACTTTGATTAAACAACAGCAACCTGCCAAATTAATTATTGGAGTTCCAGTTGCACCAGCAAGCACCTATGAAGAGTTGAAGTTAGAAGTAGATGAAATAGTGTCTTTAATGACCCCAAAAATAATGTCTGCTATTGGCTTATGGTATGAGGACTTTTCTCAAACTACTGATGAAGAAGTTGAAGAACTTTTAAGATTAGGAGGTAGGAGAAGATAA
- a CDS encoding universal stress protein, producing MFDKILVALDKSDRSQYIFEQALFLAKASQAKVMLLHVLSPVEDPYINPIFLQPEAIYPTLHTDTVVQYIQAWDELKQDRLSWLRSLAQTAVNNGVETEFTQTAGDAGRLICELALNWSADLIIVGRRGRSGISEAFLGSISNYVLHHAHCSVLTVQGLTTTSIPNIESAKLTSA from the coding sequence ATGTTTGACAAAATTTTAGTGGCACTAGACAAATCTGACAGAAGTCAGTATATTTTTGAACAAGCCTTATTTTTGGCAAAAGCAAGTCAGGCAAAGGTCATGTTGCTTCACGTTTTATCCCCTGTGGAAGACCCTTACATCAACCCGATATTTTTACAACCAGAAGCAATCTATCCCACATTGCACACAGATACTGTTGTTCAGTATATACAAGCTTGGGACGAACTCAAGCAAGATAGATTAAGCTGGTTGCGATCGCTGGCTCAAACAGCGGTTAACAATGGTGTTGAAACTGAGTTTACCCAAACTGCCGGTGATGCGGGTCGCCTGATCTGCGAACTAGCTTTAAACTGGTCAGCTGACTTAATTATAGTCGGTCGTCGGGGTCGTAGTGGTATCAGCGAAGCTTTTTTAGGGAGTATCAGCAACTATGTTCTTCATCATGCCCATTGCTCCGTTCTCACAGTTCAAGGCTTAACCACCACTAGCATACCAAACATTGAAAGCGCAAAACTAACTTCCGCCTGA
- the devC gene encoding ABC transporter permease DevC, with product MTNKLFRKTPLALRQLMKEKTRLAVAVAGITFADMLIFIQMGFESALFDAAIQPHRNLSADLVLINPQFNTLFSVKSFSRQKLYQTLSYDGIESVNSVYIGTGEWRNPKTRIDRAILVWGVDPNQPGLKFPEVQQKKDELKALHQVMFDQAGRPEYGAVGDIFQKTGTFQTELNSKAVNVKGVFSNGASFAADGNVITSHSTFLNLFPNRKPEQIEVGLINLKPGADVEKIKAILRIGLNPDPKNPFVEVGTPEDFAQKEKNYWANGTGIGFIFGLGVAVGFIVGIVIVYQILYADVSDHLPEYATLKAMGYTDNYLLGVLIQEALVLAILGYLPAFFLSFGLYQLTFAATMLPISMKVDRAVTVFILTVIMCSVSGAIALRKLRSADPAEIF from the coding sequence ATGACCAATAAACTATTCCGAAAAACACCTTTAGCTTTGCGACAGCTAATGAAAGAGAAAACCCGGTTAGCCGTGGCTGTTGCAGGAATCACTTTTGCTGATATGCTGATATTTATTCAGATGGGTTTTGAAAGTGCATTATTTGATGCTGCCATTCAACCGCATCGAAATTTATCAGCAGATTTAGTATTAATTAATCCCCAGTTTAATACTTTATTTTCAGTGAAAAGTTTTTCGCGGCAAAAGCTTTATCAAACATTAAGTTATGATGGGATAGAATCAGTTAATTCTGTTTATATTGGTACGGGAGAATGGCGCAACCCCAAAACACGCATTGATAGAGCTATTTTAGTGTGGGGTGTAGATCCAAATCAACCAGGCTTGAAATTTCCAGAAGTACAACAAAAAAAAGATGAGCTTAAAGCATTGCATCAGGTAATGTTTGATCAAGCTGGCCGTCCAGAATATGGTGCGGTAGGGGATATTTTTCAAAAAACTGGCACTTTTCAAACAGAACTAAATAGCAAAGCTGTTAACGTCAAAGGTGTATTTAGTAATGGTGCTTCCTTTGCTGCTGATGGTAATGTTATTACTAGTCATTCTACATTTTTGAATTTATTTCCGAATAGGAAACCAGAACAAATTGAAGTAGGTTTAATCAATCTCAAACCAGGCGCAGATGTTGAAAAAATCAAAGCAATATTAAGAATAGGATTAAATCCTGATCCTAAAAATCCCTTTGTAGAAGTGGGAACACCAGAAGATTTTGCTCAAAAAGAAAAAAATTATTGGGCAAATGGTACAGGAATTGGTTTTATTTTTGGTTTAGGTGTAGCAGTAGGATTTATTGTGGGTATAGTTATTGTTTACCAAATTCTCTATGCTGATGTTTCCGATCATTTACCAGAATATGCAACTCTCAAAGCAATGGGTTATACAGATAACTATCTGTTAGGAGTTTTAATTCAAGAGGCTTTAGTTTTAGCTATTTTAGGTTATTTACCTGCATTTTTTCTATCCTTTGGATTATATCAACTTACCTTTGCTGCTACCATGTTACCCATTTCCATGAAAGTAGATCGGGCAGTAACAGTATTTATTTTAACTGTAATTATGTGTAGTGTTTCTGGGGCGATCGCTTTGCGGAAATTACGCTCTGCTGATCCTGCGGAAATTTTTTAA
- a CDS encoding NYN domain-containing protein encodes MILNNFNKTTNEYKELKEKPHWQGRPAIKTSVKGRDIKKPQENINDMNIGDDLNRGRVAIFIDGLNLFHAALQLGIEIDYVKLLCRLTQTSRLLRAFFYTGVDASKEKQQGFLLWMRRNGYRVVTKDILAVPENGKKPNLNVEIAVDMITLAPYYDTAVLVSGDGDLAYAVNAVSRLGSRVEVIGLQGMTSDNLIDVADYFMDFDNIKQYIQKDSNIGYSYRTSSSSQY; translated from the coding sequence ATGATTCTTAATAATTTTAACAAAACAACAAACGAATATAAAGAACTTAAAGAAAAACCGCATTGGCAAGGACGACCTGCAATTAAAACCTCTGTCAAAGGCCGAGATATCAAAAAGCCCCAGGAAAATATTAACGACATGAACATTGGAGATGATCTAAATCGCGGCCGAGTGGCAATTTTTATTGATGGATTAAACCTTTTCCATGCAGCTTTACAATTAGGAATTGAAATTGACTACGTTAAATTACTGTGTCGTTTAACTCAAACTTCTCGCCTTTTGCGTGCCTTCTTTTACACTGGAGTTGATGCTAGTAAAGAAAAACAACAGGGTTTTCTCCTGTGGATGCGTCGTAATGGATATCGTGTAGTTACGAAAGATATACTTGCAGTGCCAGAAAATGGTAAAAAACCCAATTTAAACGTCGAAATTGCCGTAGATATGATTACTCTAGCTCCATACTACGATACAGCAGTTTTAGTCAGTGGAGATGGTGATTTAGCTTATGCTGTTAATGCAGTCAGTAGATTAGGATCTAGAGTAGAAGTGATTGGACTGCAAGGTATGACTAGCGATAACCTCATTGATGTTGCTGATTACTTCATGGATTTTGATAATATTAAACAATACATCCAAAAAGATTCTAATATAGGTTACAGTTATCGCACTTCATCTAGTTCTCAATATTAA